The window GCTGGCCGCGTGATCGGGAGTCCGTAGCCGGTAGTCCGAAGACTAATCCGCGGTGATCCGTTCGCTTTCGAAGATTGCAGGCTGGATGTCTTCGATGGCGACAAAGTCGGTGGGGTACTCGCCGGTGTAGCAAGCAGTGCAATAGGTGGTCTGCTCGCCTTCGCCGCAGGCTTGCTTCAGGCCCTCGAGTGAAACGTAGGCGAGGGAATCGGCGCCGATGAACTTCCGAATCTCCTCTACGCTCTTGTTGGCAGCAATCAACTGGCGTTTGGAAGGCGTGTCCACACCGTAGTAACACGGCGAGATGGTGGGCGGACAGGAAATCCGCATGTGGACTTCCTTGGCGCCGGCGTTGCGGATCATGCGCACGATCTTGCGGCTGGTGGTGCCGCGGACGATGGAGTCGTCGATCAGCACGACACGCTTGCCCACGAGCACGCTGCGCACCGGGTTGAGCTTGAGCTTGACGCCGAAGTCGCGCACCCGCTGCTCGGGCTCGATGAAGGTGCGACCGACGTAATGGCTGCGGATGAGGCCGACTCGGAAGGGCAGCCCGCTTTCGGCGGCGTAACCGATGGCGGCGGGCACGCCGGAGTCAGGGACGGCGACCACGATGTCGGCGTCCACGGGGGCTTCACGCGCGAGTTGGCGGCCCAGCGATTCACGGCTCTGGTTCACCGAGCGACCGAAGACGATGCTGTCGGGGCGCGAGAAGTAGACGTGCTCGAAGATGCAGGCCGACTGCGGCGCCGCCGGGGCGTAGAAGCGCAACTGGAGCCCTTCGGGGCCGACTACGACCAACTCGCCGGGCTTGACGTCGCGCTCAAACGTCGCACCCAGCAAGTCGAAAGCGGTGCTCTCGGAGGCAAAGGCGATGGCATCGTTGACGCGCGTGCCGCTGGCGGGAATGCGTCCCAGCGACAGCGGACGAAAACCGCGCGGATCGCGAGCGGCAAAGATGCGGTCGCGCGAGATAACCACCAGCGAAAAGGCGCCGTCAATGCGGCGGAGCGCGTCGGCGATGGCGTCGGGCAGGGTCTGTTCGCGCGAGTGCGCGATCAGGTGCACGATGACCTCGGTGTCGCTGGTGGTCTGGAAAATCGAGCCTTCGGCTTCCAGGCGCGAGCGGATATCGCTGGCGTTCACCAGGTTGCCGTTGTGCGCCACCGCGATCATGCCCTTGTTGCAGTCCACGCGGATGGGCTGCGCGTTGAGCAGGGCGGAGTCGCCGGTAGTGGAGTAACGCGTGTGGCCGATGGCGAGCGCGCCGGGAAGCCCGGCGAGCACGGGCGCGGTGAAGATGTCGCCGACCAGGCCCATGGATTTGTGCACGCGAATGTTCGAACCGTTCGAGGCAGCGATGCCGGCGGATTCCTGGCCGCGGTGTTGCAGCGCGTGCAGGCCGAGATAGGCGAGGGTCGAGGCCTCGGAATGGCCGTAGATGGCGACCACGCCGCACTCTTCGCGGAATTTGTCCAAAAGCGGCATTTAGCAATCAGCGATTGGCTAGGCTGAAATCGTGATGTAGCCAGCAACCGTGCTCGGCTCGGGAATCGAGTCTCCGTCCTCCCTCATTCCATCCAAATGCATTGCGAT of the Terriglobia bacterium genome contains:
- the purF gene encoding amidophosphoribosyltransferase, encoding MPLLDKFREECGVVAIYGHSEASTLAYLGLHALQHRGQESAGIAASNGSNIRVHKSMGLVGDIFTAPVLAGLPGALAIGHTRYSTTGDSALLNAQPIRVDCNKGMIAVAHNGNLVNASDIRSRLEAEGSIFQTTSDTEVIVHLIAHSREQTLPDAIADALRRIDGAFSLVVISRDRIFAARDPRGFRPLSLGRIPASGTRVNDAIAFASESTAFDLLGATFERDVKPGELVVVGPEGLQLRFYAPAAPQSACIFEHVYFSRPDSIVFGRSVNQSRESLGRQLAREAPVDADIVVAVPDSGVPAAIGYAAESGLPFRVGLIRSHYVGRTFIEPEQRVRDFGVKLKLNPVRSVLVGKRVVLIDDSIVRGTTSRKIVRMIRNAGAKEVHMRISCPPTISPCYYGVDTPSKRQLIAANKSVEEIRKFIGADSLAYVSLEGLKQACGEGEQTTYCTACYTGEYPTDFVAIEDIQPAIFESERITAD